GAACGGCCCCTGGTCCGCGCCGGTCAAACTGCGGTGATTCTACGGAGAGCCTCATCAGTTGAGAACGACTCGTAAGCGCAGCCAGGCGCGAGCCCGGCGGGATGCGGGCGTCCGACCCGCGGCCGCGGCGTACCGACGAGCGTACGATAAGGGCGCGGGTCGCGGCGCACGCGCGCGCTCCGCCTTCGCTGAAGCTTCGGCGCGATCCTTTCGGCATCGACGGCCGATTCGGTGCGCGCAATCTCACAGGCCGATCGCGCCGTAGCTCCGCAGAGCGGAGGCGGACCGGCTCGATGCATGGTCCGCGCCGGCTGATTAATGCGCGTTGGCGCGGAGGTCCTTCACGAGCGTCATCCAGAGTATCCGCACGTCGAGCGCGAGCGTCCAGTTCTCGATGTAGAAGAGGTCGTATTCGATCCGCTTGGCGAGGCTCGTGTTCCCGCGCCATCCGTGCACCTGCGCCCAGCCGGTCATCCCGGACCGGACCCGGTGGCGCAGCATGTACTGGGGGAACTTCTCCTTGAACTCGGCCACGAACTCGGGCCGCTCCGGCCGCGGTCCGACGAGCGACATGTCTCCCCGGAGGACGTTGTAGAGCTGCGGCAGCTCGTCAAAGGACCAGCGTCGCAGGAAACTCCCGATCGCCGTGCGCCGCGGGTCGTCGGGCGTCGCCCAGACGGCGCCCGTCTCTTCCTCCGCGTCGACCCGCATGGTCCGGAACTTCCACATCCGGAACGGCCGGCCGTCGAGCCCCATCCGCTCCTGCGAGTAGAGAACGGGACCGCCGTCGGTCAGCTTGATGATGAGGGCCACGATCGGCAGGAGAGGGAGGAGCACCAGCATCCCGCCGAGCGAGAGCGCGAGATCGAGGAAGCGCTTCACGAGCCCCGACCAGCCCGAGACCGGCGTCTCGGTCAAGTGCACGACCGGGAGGCCGTCCCAATCCTCCAGCCCCGCGCGGAACGTGATGTGCTGCAGGAGGTCCGGGACGACGCGCACTTCGCCTCCCGCCCGCGCGGCCGCGGCGACGATCTCGAGCGTCCGGCGGTGGGCCTCGAGGGGGAGCGCGATGAAGACCGTATCGGCCCTTCCCTGCGACAGCCATGACGCGGCGGCCGTCGTCGGCCCGCCGATCGGGACGCCGCGATAGCTCGCCCCGTGCCGCGCCGGATCGTCGTCGAGCATCGCGCAGGCCGCCATTCCCGCCTCGGGGTGATCGACGAGCCGGTCGACGACCGACTTCCCGAGCCGTCCGGCGCCGACGACGACCGCGCGCTTGACGCCGATCCCGCTTCGCCACTTCGCCTGCCACCGCGACCGCACGAGCAGCCGCGCGACGACGACGAACGGCACGTCGCAGAGGAAGAAGATGACGAGCACGAGACGCGAATAGGAGAAGGCGCGATAGAACGTCGCGATCCCGGCGAGCAGGACGACCGCGAGCGCCGTGGCGGTGAGGATGACGAAGGCCTCCTCGGATCGGGAACGGCCCCGCCGCGGACGATAGAGCCCGTGGAACGAATAGACGACCGGCCACAGGAACGCGAGGATCGGGATCAGCCGCCAGTACGGCGCGCTTCCCGGCACCCCCTTGGTGACGGGGATGACGCCGAGCCGGAAGCGCAGGAACCACGCCGCCACGAGCGCGAGGAGGGTCGCCGCGACGTCCGCGGCGATGAGCACCGACGCCTGGCGCCGGACGTTCTGTTTGATCATGGCGTCAGTTTCTGCACTTCCCGGCTGAAGTCCGCCCGAAAACGTTCACGCGAGAACCGGCGGGCGCTTTCGACGGCGCCCGAGCGATTAAAGCCCACAAGGGAAAGGGAGTCAATCGCCTGCACGATGTGTTCCGGGGCGGGCTGGGGAAACGTCGCGCCCATCTCCGGCGTGGCGAGAACGTCGAGCGCGCCTCCGCGCCCGAGCGCCACGACGGGACGTCCGCACGCCTGCGCCTCCACCGACGCGATCCCGAAGTCCTCTTCGCCGGGCTGCAGGAAGAACGCGCATCGCCGATATCGCTCCCGCAGGGTTTCACGCGAAAGCCCGCTCTCGAATGAAACGGAGCCCGGAGCGATTTCGCGGAGCCGTCTTTCCTCCGGACCCGACCCGACGATGCGGAGCGGCCGCCCCGTCCGGCGCGACCACTCGATCGCGACGTCGAATTTCTTGTAAGGAACGAGAGCGCCCACGCAGAGCGCGTATTCTTCCGGAGCTTCGCCGCCGGGAGTGAAGAACTCGACGTCGACCGGCGGAAAGACGACCGCCGCGTCGCGGTCCCAGGCGCTCCGAATCCGTTCCGCGACGGCCGTCGAGTTGGCCAGAACGCGGTCGGGACGCGCCGCCGTCCGGCGGTCCCACCGGCGAAGCCGCCCGACGAAGAATTTCTTCACGGCGCGGGCGCGGGTGGCGCCCTTCGGGAAATACGCGTCGAACTGTCCGTAGGCGTAGCGGACCGGCGTGTGGCAGTAGCAGA
This window of the Thermoanaerobaculia bacterium genome carries:
- a CDS encoding undecaprenyl-phosphate glucose phosphotransferase, encoding MIKQNVRRQASVLIAADVAATLLALVAAWFLRFRLGVIPVTKGVPGSAPYWRLIPILAFLWPVVYSFHGLYRPRRGRSRSEEAFVILTATALAVVLLAGIATFYRAFSYSRLVLVIFFLCDVPFVVVARLLVRSRWQAKWRSGIGVKRAVVVGAGRLGKSVVDRLVDHPEAGMAACAMLDDDPARHGASYRGVPIGGPTTAAASWLSQGRADTVFIALPLEAHRRTLEIVAAAARAGGEVRVVPDLLQHITFRAGLEDWDGLPVVHLTETPVSGWSGLVKRFLDLALSLGGMLVLLPLLPIVALIIKLTDGGPVLYSQERMGLDGRPFRMWKFRTMRVDAEEETGAVWATPDDPRRTAIGSFLRRWSFDELPQLYNVLRGDMSLVGPRPERPEFVAEFKEKFPQYMLRHRVRSGMTGWAQVHGWRGNTSLAKRIEYDLFYIENWTLALDVRILWMTLVKDLRANAH
- a CDS encoding glycosyltransferase, which encodes MKTAVVHDWLTGMRGGELVLEQILDLVPNPRIFTLFHFPGTVSERIESVPIVPSFLQRAATPRSYRHLLPFFAAAIESFDLSGFDLVVSSSHCVAKGAIAPPGVRHLCYCHTPVRYAYGQFDAYFPKGATRARAVKKFFVGRLRRWDRRTAARPDRVLANSTAVAERIRSAWDRDAAVVFPPVDVEFFTPGGEAPEEYALCVGALVPYKKFDVAIEWSRRTGRPLRIVGSGPEERRLREIAPGSVSFESGLSRETLRERYRRCAFFLQPGEEDFGIASVEAQACGRPVVALGRGGALDVLATPEMGATFPQPAPEHIVQAIDSLSLVGFNRSGAVESARRFSRERFRADFSREVQKLTP